Proteins from a single region of Callithrix jacchus isolate 240 chromosome 12, calJac240_pri, whole genome shotgun sequence:
- the DYDC2 gene encoding DPY30 domain-containing protein 2, whose translation METNYLKRCFGNCLAQALAEVAKVRPSDPIEYLAHWLYHYGKTVKAKEENRQEKIQLQEEYDSSLKEMEMTEMLKQEEYQIQQKCEKCHKELTSETVSTKKNIFMQEDTDSLEKAALKQEFHTRPSSMIPGMPQQVPPSESAGQIDWNFKMLEDINYQEAFQHEVAHEMPSGSKSPY comes from the exons ATGGAAACTAACTACCTAAAGAGGTGCTTTGGAAATTGCCTGGCCCAGGCACTGGCAGAGGTGGCAAAGGTTCGGCCAAGTGACCCAATAGAATACCTGGCTCACTGGCTTTATCATTATGGGAAAACAGTGAAAGCAAAAGAAGAG AATAGGCAAGAGAAGATCCAGCTGCAGGAGGAATATGACAGTAGCCTTAAGGAAATGGAAATGACAGAAATGCTGAAACAAGAAGAGTATCAGATTCAACAGAAGTGTGAAAAGTGTCACAAG gaACTGACTTCAGAAACTGTTTCCACGAAGAAGAATATATTCATGCAGGAGGACACAGATTCCCTTGAGAAGGCGGCTTTGAAGCAGGAATTCCATACAAGGCCTTCCAGTATGATTCCAGGAATGCCTCAACAGGTTCCTCCTTCAGAGTCTGCTGGCCAGATTGACTGGAACTTCAAAATGTTAGAAGACATAAATTACCAGGAGGCTTTTCAGCATGAAGTTGCTCATGAAATGCCTTCTGGCTCCAAATCTCCTTATTAG